Below is a window of Culturomica massiliensis DNA.
TCTCCTACCCGGACACCGTTACGGCTCACCTTGTCCGTATAAGTCGGTCCGATACCTTTACCGGTAGTACCGATTTTGGCATCTCCCTTGGCTGCTTCATTTGCAGCATCGAGCATGCGATGAGTAGGCAAAATCAAATGTGCTTTTTTAGATATACAAAGTTGCTTCCGGATATCATGTCCGCTGGCAGCCAGGCTTTCAGCTTCCTGTCTGAAAAGTACCGGATCCAACACCACTCCGTTTCCGATAATATTCATTTTTCCGCCCTGAAAGATTCCCGAAGGGATAGAACGAAGGATATATTTTTCTCCGTTAAATTCCAACGTATGACCGGCATTCGGCCCTCCCTGAAAACGGGTTATCAAATCATATTTCGGTGTCAGCACATCCACCACCTTGCCTTTTCCTTCATCACCCCATTGTAATCCAAGTAACACATCTACTTTCATCTGTATTCGTTTAGTTACGACTGCCGGAACAGTCCCGGTTTATAAAATTCCACATCGTTACACGTTTTCCTCCTGAAAAACGCAAACGTACAAAGGTAGCTTTAAAAATCGAAAATTGGAAATCAGAAACTGAAAATTAATGACTCTTTTGGCATTCTTTACAGAGTCCGTAGATATACAATAAATGATGGTGGACGGAAAATCCGCATTTGTCCTTTACACTCTCTATCGCCTCATCGATATGTATATCCGTCAGTTCTTCCACCTTCCCGCAATGCAGGCACACCAAATGCTCATGCGGGGTAATGTCGTATGTAGGTTCAAACAAAGACATATTATTCTCAAAGCGATGTTTGACGATCAGATTGCAATCCAGCAACAACTGTAATGTATTATATACCGTTGCCAGACTGACCCGGTAATTTTTACGCAGCATCGCTTCAAACAAAGACTCTACATTAAAATGCCCCGGATGGATGTAGATTTCCTCCAATATGGCATAGCGCTCGGAAGTTTTACGCAGTCCTTTTTCCTGCATATAAGCTGTAAAAATATCTTTTACGGTCTTCACCTTTTCCATTTCGTTCGGCATATTCTCAACTTTCGATATTTTC
It encodes the following:
- a CDS encoding Fur family transcriptional regulator produces the protein MPNEMEKVKTVKDIFTAYMQEKGLRKTSERYAILEEIYIHPGHFNVESLFEAMLRKNYRVSLATVYNTLQLLLDCNLIVKHRFENNMSLFEPTYDITPHEHLVCLHCGKVEELTDIHIDEAIESVKDKCGFSVHHHLLYIYGLCKECQKSH